The genomic stretch GGCCAGCTCTGACATCACACACTAGTAATGGCGACTTACAAACTGCGGCTTTATTTCAGGGGTTTATTCATCTCTAATACAACAATGGTTTCCTTTACAAATGGTACCCCAACTAGAGCAAGGAATCAAATTTTCCTAACTTCTCATAAACAAACCTTAATTTACTGAACAATAAAAAACCACCACCAATCAAATAACTTGATATGCTCCGTACAAGTTAGTAATGTAGTGTTGTTACAACCATCAAGAACTATTGCATACTTTTTGAAAGATGCTATCATGAAGAACTAACAATATATTAAAACACACACTTCAACATAATATGAGTAGAAGAAAGTATTCAAATGCAAAGAGATGTGAAACACTCACTGCTTCTTTGAGGAAAACAGACGAATCGGCACCCTTCCACTTCGGATCATTATCTGGAAAAAGCTGTCCTATATCTGGTAGCCCCAACGCTCCTAATATTGCATCTACCACACAATGCAGCAGCACATCCCCTAAATAAATGATTTGGGCAAAACAAAATTGAGAGACAATTAGGTAACCTCAAAATTTCAGAGAAAAGTAATTTTCCGTACAGAATCGAGAACACCCACTTCAAATCTCCAAACAAAGAACTCAACTAAATTCCAAAATTCGGATAaagttgcaaaaaaaaaaaaaaaaaaaaaacctgaatTTTACCCAACTCCCAAGGTTTCAGCTTGAAAATCCAATGTAATCGAAACTCAAAAGGCAAATGCCTTTCGTGTTGTACCTTTTATTGACTGAATTGGCACAACAACATTTCCTCAGTGCCTCATGGGTGCCCCCGAATTGTTGGTTAGAGGGTCAAAGATGTACTACCTCTGTGTTAGCAAAACAAAGAGTCGTTTCCAACTGACCCAATATGAAAATTAGGTCGAGAACCGCATCTAGGCCATCAACTACTTCACAGTAAAACGAAGCGCAACCAGTTTAGTGAGCTATTTTGCTTTATTCAATCATAATCTATCACGAGATAGTTATACCATAACGGACCTATAGGGGATCGAGGGATGAATTGAAATGTACTGCCCGATTTTTATAAATTCAATAGTAAAATGAAGAACGAACAACCAAAAGAACAAAACTTGAAACAAAAACTCAGAAAGAATTAGCTAAAAAAGACGGGAAATccaaattaaaaacaaaataaaataccAAAAAATTGTAGAAAAAATCGAAATAATACCATCAGAGTGAGCTTCACAGCCACGATCATGGGGAATATTGATGCCACCAATAATCAAAGGATAACCCGGCTCCAATCGATGAAGATCAAAACCGTGACCGACTCGAAAAGGAAGAGTTTTTGAGGGTTTATAGGATGAATTTTGTGAGGAAGTTTCAGCAATTGGGGTTGAAACTGCTGAAATTGATGAATTTTTTAGGGTTTTAAAGTATGAATTAATTGGGTTTTTTAGGGTGAGGCCGAATTGAAGCGAAGAAGGTGAAGAGGGAGGAAGTTGGGGTTTAAGAGGTTTGATGAGAGTGGAAGAGCAAGTGTAGAGTGAATTTGTCATGGCCGCCATTGTAGAGAATACAAAGATCTTTGGTTGTTTGAATGATTTTGTGAGATTGTAAATTTGTAATCAGGTTCTTGGCATTCGGTTATCCTTTATGTCATTTATCTTATACACCcccgtcccggtcatttattatcctttgattttggcacaaagaccaagaaaatggtagggggctaattactaatgacaagtggaataaattgggtgtgaatgatcaaattactcatcaaatttattcttaaaatagaaaggacaacaaatgactgagatacccaaaatgaaaaaggacaacaaatgaccgggacagagggagtatatctatctatctatctatctatctatctatattaataaaggaagcttttttcgagcgattatagagaatcCAACTTTTACGAATGACTTTCGAGACTCCAATTTTCGGAAACTACCTCAtcacaaaataaataaagaaccaaagttggctggtgtgagtggtaagggctctcatctcttaaacaagtggtcgggggttcgattcctgacacttgcgaatgaaaaagccaaacttgggaggggtcaacccattaaattctTCGATCTTCAAGGAGATTCCCCACATTGTTGTCGGTAGGGAGTTTCTCTGTCAACaccaaaacaaaataaataaagaaaataaataaattagttTAACCTATAACAGCTACTATCCCATATTAAAGTAAAAAATTAAATACTTCTCTGATAAGTAACGATTGCTTTGCGTTTGTATAAAACTATGACATTGTTGTGATCAAGATTAAATTTCTTTTATATAAAGCAtgactttttatttttttgatgTGAATTTTTTTAGGCATATTTTAAAGTTTTCTTCTATGTTTTTGTTTTATATTGTTTACATGGagtcttttttatttatttaaatgttCGATATACCTTATTAATGGTTCTACTTCTTTGATTATCTCCTAcaagtttgtttgtttgattacaGGATGTTTCTGCCTTGTTGCCCACATCAATAAAGCTATTAAGGTCGGTTCCCCTACATCATTGGATTTACATCTATTTTAGTTTGCTAATGATATTTTTCTTTTTAGTTAGTCTTGTGTAAGCGGTTTTACACTAATATAATTGTAAAACGGATTTCAACAGAATCTAATTAGTGGGTAAAAGTGTGTTGCTAAAAAATCCTGTTTTACGATGAATTTGTGCAAAAATCGCCTTATACAAATATTTATGTTTTATTTATTATCGGTAATTTCACTAACCTTTATGTAGGGTCTGTGTACTTATTTTGGATGTagtactagttttatacccgtgcaaattgcacgggattGTTGTTATTGGTTGAAGTAGTGGGGTTGTTAATAGGATATGCTCTTTAACGGTAATATCAATTTCGAATTCGAAAGAAATACTGAGAAATAAATTCTCGAAAATTTGAAGAGTTAACAAAAGTAGACAAATTGGAAAGAAATAAATACAACAAAAAATTGTTATTGGGGTTAACTATAGCTTCTCAAAAACTTCTTTATGCACTACGTTATTTGTTCTATTGGACCCGCATTTATCATTATCGCAAATTAGAATCTTCAATCTCTTTTTGCCTGTGACTCTTGCGACATAGAGCCTGGCCGTGCGTAAACACCAACCTTGGAAAATAAAGCCCAACATGTGCTAGGGACTTTCCTTGGCTCTTATTTATTGTCGTTGAAAAACACACTACTTTTGATAAAATATTTTGTTATTATCGACACAATGCCCATGTACATTTTAAACGAATAATTTATTAGTGAGTATACAATTAATAGGGAACATGTTTGAcatagttttaaacccgtgcaaattgcacagGTTTGCTTTTTAAAAATTTGTTGCTACAAGATGTAAATATTTTAGATTAATTGTATACTCACTAATTAATCATCTCCTCTAAATTTTATTATCTTTATACATAAAATTTTAAAGTTTCTTTTTTGGTGCAAACATAAAATTTAAAAGTAAAGCAGTTAAATCACCCACTTTTTTGTTTAACAAATTTAATTGAGTTATAAAGTTATAATTAAGACTTTAGATTTGAATTAAAAAATTATTTGCAATTAACATAAATGATACGTtaagatcaattaaatgagtaccAATTGTACGATATGTCCTCATGTAGTAGATATATGGCTTTTTttttaggagtcgtttggttcacCATGAGAAGATAGAATTCCCGGGAAGATTAAATTCATGTGAAATTGAAAATCATGTGAATTGTAGAAATCTTGTTTGGTTGGATGTGGAAACTTGAATTCATGTGGGAACTCTCACTTACCTAGGGGGGGCTAGGTAAGTGACTTCCTACATTATGTAGGAATTGGAGTTCCATAGGAAGTTCCACTTCCCATGAATTGGGCAACCAAACAAACCTTCATTTAGATACTTCCCATGATTTTCCAATTCCTATGAATTGggaaggcaaccaaacaacctCTTAGTATATAGTATGATATGTCCTTTTGACCCGTGCACATTTAAATCCATATAATCAAATTGTTAAATATTCAATCACATACTTAAGAAATCtcattaaataaaaaaattatataaaaagttTGTAAGATATAACTTTTATAAGGGTAActatttaattcacttttatgaaAGTACAAAGTTTTTACGTTCTTAGTAATTCTtgtgtaagacggtctcacaatgTATGAATGATCCACCTTTATTAAAAAACTtttttagtaataataataacaataaatgaatgattttttttctaaattatgACCGTTTTCATAGGGTAAGACTGTTTTATTCTAAATTTTTTGTAACATTTTATACATTGCATTTAAtttagcacaaattctcatttaatacgggcaatatccgtcttaaacttaagaggGGTCAAATATATACCAAATCACCCCATTTGTTGCCTAGAAATGCCAAAAAAAAATTGTCTTTATTATCATCATATgatagtatttgacccgtcttaaagaAGACTTGCTGTTAATTCAAAGCCTTTATATTCCCTCATATTCTATATTTTTTTCCCTATTTCTTAAAACGGATTATTGATTttttccctttcttattttggaaactttacTCTTATTTTAGTCATCCCTATCTCTTACcatcaaaccccacccaactcttttactcatattttattatttCCTTAATGCTTTGGGCTCACTATTCATTATTTAACTTCTAATTATttattcctctctcctatcaccaaaacccactcaactcttttactcttattttatttctcttcttaATACCCGTGCCCACAAACAAAGGGAATAAAAtattgaatgggagggagtataaaaatATAATACAATACAAAGCTTAAGGCTCAATTAATTTATAGGCCTCCTAACACATGTAATTTGAGTAGCATGGCCATAAACACAATAACCAATAAACAGAACCCGTATAAGAAAGTATAAACCCTACCCTAACAATTTGTGAGCCTCCATACTCCACAATTTACGATTATAACGAAACTCATAAAAACACTTTTTATCTCGCTCACAACTCTCTCATAAATCACCAATCTCAAACGTTTAGTTAGGATCTCGTCCAGTTGCTTATATTTAGTTGTTTAAGGGATTGTTTGATTCAAACAcaaaaggtatgaggtatgggtttggaatgagtcAAACTCATACCAAATGTTTGTTTAGCAAacataagagttttatacccatacctcaaacccatgaggtatgggtttctcatacccaaggaggGGCGTTGGTATCAGATTGATACCTATGGGTatcaaattaaaacaaaaaaaaatgtgaaaataaAAATTATGGCTATATTGTAAATGAACTTTTATATAGTTATTGATTAAACAtttattttcatgattttataatattaaaaaatatgatttaaaaTATTATATTTTACATATTATAGTCTTAATTGAGTTTGAAACCCGTACCACCATGAATTGAAACAAACACCTGGAATGAGGAATGGAGTTCCAACCCCATACCACCCAagtatgattcctgattccaaactcatacccacgCGCGAAACAAACGCCCCTAATTTGTGTACACACGCACGATGGAAAATCAAAACCTCAAAAGCTCATCACTCATTTCTCATTAGTCCCCCACCATCTTCATCCCTCCATCTACTCTCCAATTCCTTGCTATCACCAACTCACTAAATATTTATCTTCTCTTCCTAATTATTACTCCCTTTCTAAGCGAATAACGGCGGAGTACTACGGTAGATGGCGGATTTCGCTGAAGATAATATAAATTAGTTAAGTTAATTTCAGTATACTGCTATTAATATGGTTATGGTTATACAAATTTGTGgtattctttttattttttgaaaTTAATAGTAGTTATAAATATTTACTGATGTTTTTTGTTATATTTCTATATTTTCCTCTATTTCTTAATTCTTATACCATTTGTTTCACTTTTCTTAGTCAATTATATTTTTAAAATTTACAGTAGAGATTTTACATTTGTGATCTAAATATTAAACTTTTTACATTCATTGCAAACTGCAAATTTTTACATTGCAGCACTGAAATTTTTCGTTTGTTGGTTTtgctattttttttatttttatgtcatttatttttttaaataaagaTTTTAAATAGTTTATTATCAATGAAGTTCATTAATGaccaaaataaataaatcatTGTGAATTGTAAATTTTGCAAAAGTTTAGCCTTTGCTTcttgaataacaataacaatactgTGTAATTAATTAGTCTATAGAACGTGACTCCTAAAAATCAGGAAAGAAAAAAAGGTGCTTTGACTTATTGACTTTTAACCACAGAGCGACACCTCAGCTCCGTGGTTGTTCGTTTAATAAATAGGATACTACTTCAACTCAAACCCTCTTTGTGAATAAGTTAGTTAGTGTACTTTGTGTAAACCCCGTGAAAAAGCGTAAATACTACTATACCTCCAGTTGTATAATAAACATTGTATAAACACTATACGTTTATCCAAACTTATGTGTAATTTTCCTGAGCTTGTTAaaagtttatattttttttttatttttaagtgTGTCAGTTCAAAAACTTTAAATTATAGCTCGATTTCATTAAAGCAAAACTTGAAAACTTTAGTACATAGCTTGGATTCTAACCACCAACTGTAATACAACTGGTAGCATACTCTATTAATTGGTGAAAAAGTATAAGTCCGCTTGTTTCCGGCTTTATTACTCCCTCTATTTAGAAAAAATTCAAGAAAAAATGTTGAATCATCCGTTAAACTCTTTAAATTAGAGAATCTTGAGATAATATTATCGTGGGGGAGACTATATACTTAATTATCTAGAGGCTAGTGTATGTTCATCTATTTTTCTTCACCAAATTTAGAGAAAGACGACAATACTCTTAGGTAAAGCTTGGAAATAAAAAGGGTATAATAAAATTGTAATGAAGGAATTATTAAATAAAGTTATCTCATAACTAATTCGGGATGTCTATTTCACTCGTCGATCAAAACACTATTCATTTAACCCTAAAGATTGATGAAAAGCCGACTTAAAATTATGACGGTTGATCAAACGGACATTCTCATGTAAATTGAACTGATGTATTTATCAGTAGGTCTCACTTACGGGGTTAAGTATCACTCGTATGGATAGATAAGATAAAAAGGAGAATTTATAAGGAAACTACAAATGACTTgtatttattttagcatgtaagttttatttgacccgtcacattatattatccgtcacaaatgagaatctGTGTGTATTTTATTGCCTTAGAAAAATGATGTATTTTATTGCCTTTCCATTTTTCTATAACTAATGTTGGGCCATGCGAAAGTGTACATTGTTACTTGTTAGACACATTTGTTGAGTACTCGACATTTGTTCTTTGGGTTTGGCAGATCGATTATTCGATGTCTattcagctagtcttgctatagatcTCATAGCCTTAATTTAATTACTTTCCAATTTTCAAGCAGCCGTCACTACTACCTCTCTTGTCTTCTAAACCCCCAAAAGTTGCAAACCTCTCCCTAATTTCAAAAATAAAGAATATAAAGTGTCAATATTTTTAATCTATCCATCAACATCTCAATAAAGAAGGTAAACTATTTTCACCTTTTCAATTTTTAATCCATCCATGAATTTTTTTACAAacaatttttgtttatttttgattAATTTCAATTTTTTAAGTATTTTGTTCATTTTTTTCCTCGTTTCTCATGTTCAAGtgtttagtattattattaatttcaatttatttctaattttCTTTTAGTGTTTTGATTTCAACAATTTTCTggtcttttttttattttaaataagtaATTGGTTATTATGAATTTATGAGCATATTACTTTATTTTTtcctgttaatttttgttttatTGGATTCACAATGTATAATTTCAAATTGTACTTTTGAATTGAAAATGTTTTCATTTTGTAGATCTGTATAAaactcacatgtttggatgacaaaaCTTTTAATTTTCTCACTTCATTGTTAATAATTAGTATATTGATTATTACTTCCTATTTTTAATTTCCATTGTATTCAAACAATCACATATTGTACTACACAAAGTTCTTCTTGGACGGAGTATAAAAATTCATCCTGTAAAAAAATTAATAGCAGAACGTGGGAGACAATTGTGGGCCaccttttaaaaataaaataagataatgaACTTTCAACCACAGGGCGACAACTCAGCACTGTGGTTGTTGCTTTAATGAATAAGATGTTTTCTTTGCCTAATATTTAGGAAGGTAAATATTGAGTAGCTCTCAAATTCAAGAATGTCTCTATCACTCTCTTTGTTGTGCGATTCTCATCTAAAAATCAAGAATTTTCTTATAGTTTATACAATGCTTACATTCGTCCAATACATTCAATATAGCACTTTTGAAAGTATTACAAGGTAATTAGTATTTGAGAAGTTGGAGTCATGATTGGAATTATCTATCGATTTTACATGATCCCTAAAAGATGGAGATATATTAGTAAGGAAAAGAATGTAACTAATCCACCGTGTAATTATACGATAATTCTGACCCTTATATATTTTTTTAGACAAGTTCAGAGCcctatatgtatataactaataCCCGTCTCCTTCTACCCTAATTAAGCAAgcatatatacaataataaaaccatAATCTGACGAGAAGGTATTCAGCGACGGGTACGAAGAGGAGCGGTCCGATTGGTGGAGCAGTTTTGACCCGATGGAAGGTCGAAGACTCATCACCTTGCGGAGGCGGTATTCTGTACTTAATTGATTAGTTCTCCCTTCTTATTTTTAGCTTATTTCGTTTTAGTTAGTGTTAATTTGTAAAATTACTCGAGTTTTTCTTATAGCATTACCGGTTTGATTTAGGTCTTTTGTACCTTTTAAGTTTATGGTTAAGACATGGATCTCTTTTACATAAACTATGAGATTATTGTTAGATACCTACACCAAATCAAATACAATTAAGGATGTGCTAATTTACGTAAAAAATTTCTCATATAATCAATGGTAGCTTTGAGTTCAATCAGTTGTATTGGTGTTTGTAGTTTTGTATACTCCGTAGTCCGTACTATACTTGCTTCATTGAATCATTGTTAGTTTAATTGTTTTTTGTTCGTAACGATTTGCCTTCTACCTAATTAAAGACGCTTTAGTTCTTACTCTTatttattttgatacaaagttcgAATGATGTGTttttatttcttctttttttgtGATTTAATGCAATTAAAACAACACAAATGCATTAGATTTACATAATCATTGATACTATATTACTCACGGGATGATGTGAATTACATAATTACTCCgtttaatattatttattttacATACTGGCATTATATGTTAGTAAATTGATGTTTTAAAGTATATGCTTGGTTCGAGTCTTTTTCATTGTTATACATAACGATTTATATGTCCTTTCTTTCCATTTTTTCGCATATATAGTCGGTTTAGAAAAGTAGAGCTGAATTCATACCTATTTTTCCATAAATTAagctataagttaagttcagtacAGAAAAAATAAGCTCCTATAAATTCCGTTCAGTTTATATATGTTCAGTTCACCAAAACTAAGCCTAAAAGAACATGACCCTATAGTATTATATCATTACATCATAATCATAGAATATTACAAATTGGCCCGGGCAtcgcccgggcattaaatctagtatatatataaaattgggttgaaacgctgtggatgcgccacatGTCATATACAGCCTTAATGACAAGCATTAATTACAGCTAATCATTTAATAtgaacataataaatgttgta from Silene latifolia isolate original U9 population unplaced genomic scaffold, ASM4854445v1 scaffold_710, whole genome shotgun sequence encodes the following:
- the LOC141640118 gene encoding 2-C-methyl-D-erythritol 2,4-cyclodiphosphate synthase, chloroplastic, yielding MAAMTNSLYTCSSTLIKPLKPQLPPSSPSSLQFGLTLKNPINSYFKTLKNSSISAVSTPIAETSSQNSSYKPSKTLPFRVGHGFDLHRLEPGYPLIIGGINIPHDRGCEAHSDGDVLLHCVVDAILGALGLPDIGQLFPDNDPKWKGADSSVFLKEAVRLMDEAGYELGNLDATLILQRPKLSPHKEVMKANLAALLGADMSIVNIKAKTHEKVDSLGENRSIAAHTVVLLMKK